A portion of the Micromonospora tarapacensis genome contains these proteins:
- a CDS encoding ABC transporter substrate-binding protein, whose product MELALHEVEAVNSVAGDNPVKIGILSPMTRPGDAMAGVLISRGARLGAEYLREHGGVLGGRNVSFVAYNDMATAAQEGFPRSAVAGLAKLAMVDEVLAVLGQWHLRTTPWVAEMCEKLGVPMFVENGHSTVTHGRRTIYRTYFSIADRVPLMMDCLADIGARRIGMIAPDTVFGKTMADTLQEYGESRHGMEFLRFDFEQEVALDWREQLRQIKEWAPDAFINGGLNVVAGGGPVGNSYHILQQAIELGLLPAVPMMVTFGFPMRSQDYWRMAGAGGNGVMWPATKFRPSWSEMTPIGRWFTDRFMQRYGFAPPDTCLSAFTDVTIIGQALEVAGTDGREALLDALESTEFDTWRGPLRFERGAEHWHHNPPELVVMQYQTVGQTFDDAAIIYPPALADSKFRPSAAGGELP is encoded by the coding sequence ATGGAGTTGGCGCTGCACGAGGTCGAGGCGGTGAACTCGGTCGCCGGTGACAACCCCGTCAAGATCGGGATTCTCTCGCCGATGACGCGCCCCGGCGACGCGATGGCGGGGGTGCTGATCTCCCGGGGCGCCCGCCTGGGTGCGGAGTACCTCCGCGAGCACGGAGGCGTCCTGGGCGGCCGGAACGTGTCGTTCGTCGCCTACAACGACATGGCCACCGCCGCCCAGGAGGGCTTCCCGCGCTCCGCCGTGGCGGGCCTGGCGAAGCTCGCCATGGTCGACGAGGTGCTCGCCGTGCTGGGCCAGTGGCACCTGCGGACCACCCCGTGGGTGGCGGAGATGTGCGAGAAGCTCGGCGTGCCGATGTTCGTGGAGAACGGGCACAGCACGGTGACCCACGGCCGGCGGACGATCTACCGCACCTACTTCTCCATCGCCGACCGGGTACCGCTGATGATGGACTGTCTGGCCGACATCGGTGCCCGCCGGATCGGCATGATCGCCCCCGACACGGTGTTCGGCAAGACCATGGCCGACACCCTTCAGGAGTACGGCGAGTCCCGGCACGGCATGGAGTTCCTCCGCTTCGACTTCGAGCAGGAGGTGGCGCTGGACTGGCGTGAGCAACTGCGCCAGATCAAGGAGTGGGCGCCGGACGCCTTCATCAACGGCGGGCTCAACGTCGTCGCCGGTGGCGGCCCGGTCGGCAACAGCTACCACATCCTCCAGCAGGCCATCGAGCTCGGTCTGCTGCCGGCGGTGCCGATGATGGTGACCTTCGGCTTCCCGATGCGCTCGCAGGACTACTGGCGGATGGCCGGCGCGGGCGGCAACGGGGTGATGTGGCCGGCGACGAAGTTCCGCCCCTCGTGGTCGGAGATGACCCCGATCGGCCGCTGGTTCACCGACCGGTTCATGCAGCGGTACGGCTTCGCGCCGCCGGACACCTGCCTGAGCGCGTTCACCGACGTGACGATCATCGGCCAGGCGCTGGAGGTGGCCGGCACCGACGGTCGCGAGGCGCTGCTCGACGCCCTGGAGTCCACGGAGTTCGACACCTGGCGGGGCCCGCTGCGCTTCGAACGGGGCGCCGAGCACTGGCACCACAACCCGCCGGAGCTGGTGGTCATGCAGTACCAGACGGTCGGCCAGACCTTCGACGACGCGGCGATCATCTATCCGCCGGCCCTGGCGGACAGCAAGTTCCGGCCCTCGGCGGCCGGCGGGGAACTGCCGTGA
- a CDS encoding fatty acid desaturase — MVTQTQGATTLAYTPVDESVSIRDSMNVAPRVLAVPLTFLTGKPHTGQRPVRLTPGLHLWAATASMVAGLVVSWVALALGGWGLLLLLPGWSMTLHGARNLRMMMYHQAAHRNMWARPRRDQLVGRLVAAALMVQDFGRYSTEHVIDHHAVHHMTVRDPTVQAFLIGLELRPGMTRRQMWRHLILRKLLSPAFHLNFLLGRVQSYFAPASWPLRAATVAGYAAVAALAGWLDQWVFLLVAWVLPMTFLYQVSNTLRLCVKHTFPAPEVTQRRGREYFASLTNAILIGERAPAAAPGGPLRRAGRWSRWWLRMLTVHLPARYLVLTGDTVVHDFHHRHPMSRDWANYIFARQADIDAGHRGWPPYREVWGLVPAINLVFDSLREADPQEYDRARIAQVSGRSVFSAFDD; from the coding sequence ATGGTGACGCAGACGCAGGGTGCGACGACGCTCGCCTACACCCCGGTGGACGAGTCGGTGTCGATCCGCGACTCGATGAACGTCGCGCCGCGGGTGCTCGCGGTGCCGCTGACCTTCCTCACCGGCAAGCCGCACACGGGTCAACGCCCGGTCCGGCTCACCCCCGGTCTGCACCTCTGGGCGGCGACGGCCTCGATGGTCGCCGGCCTGGTGGTCAGCTGGGTGGCGCTGGCCCTGGGCGGCTGGGGCCTGCTGCTCCTGCTGCCCGGCTGGTCGATGACGCTGCACGGGGCGCGGAACCTGCGGATGATGATGTACCACCAGGCCGCGCACCGGAACATGTGGGCGCGACCGCGCCGTGACCAGCTCGTCGGGCGCCTGGTCGCCGCCGCGCTGATGGTCCAGGACTTCGGCCGCTACAGCACCGAGCACGTGATCGACCACCACGCGGTACACCACATGACCGTCCGCGACCCGACGGTGCAGGCGTTCCTGATCGGCCTGGAGCTGCGACCGGGCATGACCCGCCGGCAGATGTGGCGTCATCTGATCCTGCGCAAGCTGCTGTCCCCGGCGTTCCACCTGAACTTCCTGCTGGGCCGCGTGCAGTCCTACTTCGCGCCGGCGAGCTGGCCGTTGCGGGCGGCCACGGTGGCCGGCTACGCGGCGGTGGCGGCGCTGGCCGGCTGGCTCGACCAGTGGGTCTTCCTGCTGGTCGCCTGGGTGCTGCCGATGACGTTCCTCTACCAGGTCAGCAACACCCTGCGGCTGTGCGTCAAGCACACCTTCCCGGCGCCGGAGGTCACCCAGCGGCGTGGTCGGGAGTACTTCGCCAGCCTCACCAACGCCATCCTGATCGGGGAGCGGGCGCCGGCCGCCGCTCCGGGCGGGCCGCTGCGCCGCGCCGGACGGTGGTCCCGCTGGTGGCTGCGGATGCTCACCGTGCACCTGCCGGCGCGGTACCTGGTGCTCACCGGGGACACGGTGGTGCACGACTTCCACCACCGGCACCCGATGAGCCGGGACTGGGCGAACTACATCTTCGCCCGGCAGGCCGACATCGACGCGGGGCACCGGGGCTGGCCGCCGTACCGGGAGGTCTGGGGGCTGGTCCCGGCGATCAACCTGGTCTTCGACTCGCTGCGCGAGGCCGACCCGCAGGAGTACGACCGGGCGCGGATCGCCCAGGTCAGTGGGCGCAGCGTCTTCTCCGCCTTCGACGACTGA
- a CDS encoding non-ribosomal peptide synthetase produces the protein MATWRVLRSETDDSTPFVALCPPGDTPEPLPFETLVEEVRPPRDPARSPVFQAAFTARERTAPADSFGVVAVVAQTVVPAAATLPDLALLAQPDPAGTRLTLSWRADLFDTATMERMLGHYVNLLRAAVADPDTPVHRLSIMDDAERDRLLDEFNRTDAPFPRDATVHELFEEQVLRTPDARAVTIEGQHLTYRELNEQANRLAHRLRAGGVGRGTLVALCLERSLELMVAVVAVLKSGGAYVPLDPAYPTDRLAFMLADTRAGFLVTQERLRELAPIGDDVVVLVLDDPGDAASLAAQPAANPVNENTADDLTYIVYTSGSTGRPKGVETIHRGVVRLVINTDILQLDEHTSYLQISPLSFDACTLEIFGPLLNGGRVVLLPPGVPTPARVARTVREQGVDTLWLVAPLANLTIDTHLEDLRDLRQFMAGGDVLSLPHIRQVLERLPHVAMVNGYGPTEVTAFSVSHKITYVDPDWPSIPIGRPMHNTTAYILDPLGQPVPIGVWGELYLGGPGVALGYHNRPDLNAERFLPDTFRPGEGHQLYRTGDRCRWLPDGTIQFHGRLDTQVKIDGLRVELGEIQSTVADDESVAAAVVTAPVIGARRTLVAYVVPADPETFDPAVVRARVATALPSVMVPAHYVTIPTIPLTPNNKVDFRALPEPELAAGGTHRPPESGTQQTVAEIWQEILGVPSVGLDDNFFELGGHSLRAVPMIAAVSMRFGVDLAVQDIFEVPVLESLATRIEERMLEAIPAEELERMFADIGG, from the coding sequence GCAGCCCGGTCTTCCAGGCCGCGTTCACGGCCCGGGAGCGCACCGCGCCGGCCGACTCGTTCGGTGTGGTCGCGGTGGTGGCGCAGACCGTGGTGCCGGCCGCGGCCACGCTGCCTGACCTGGCGCTGCTGGCCCAGCCGGACCCGGCCGGCACCCGACTCACCCTCAGCTGGCGGGCGGACCTGTTCGACACCGCCACCATGGAGCGGATGCTCGGCCACTACGTCAACCTGCTGCGGGCCGCCGTCGCCGACCCGGACACCCCGGTGCACCGCCTGTCCATCATGGACGACGCGGAACGGGATCGGCTGCTCGACGAGTTCAACCGCACCGACGCGCCGTTCCCGCGCGACGCCACCGTGCACGAGCTCTTCGAGGAGCAGGTGCTGCGCACGCCGGACGCCCGTGCGGTGACGATCGAAGGGCAGCACCTGACCTATCGCGAGCTCAACGAGCAGGCGAACCGGCTGGCCCACCGGCTGCGGGCCGGCGGCGTCGGGCGGGGCACCCTGGTCGCCCTCTGCCTGGAGCGGTCGCTGGAGCTGATGGTCGCCGTGGTGGCGGTGTTGAAGTCCGGCGGGGCGTACGTGCCGCTCGACCCGGCCTACCCGACCGACCGGCTGGCCTTCATGCTGGCGGACACCCGGGCCGGATTCCTGGTCACCCAGGAGCGGCTGCGTGAACTGGCGCCGATCGGCGACGACGTCGTGGTCCTCGTGCTCGACGACCCCGGCGACGCGGCGTCGCTCGCCGCACAGCCCGCGGCGAATCCGGTCAACGAGAACACCGCCGACGACCTGACCTACATCGTCTACACCTCGGGGTCGACCGGTCGGCCGAAGGGCGTCGAGACGATCCACCGTGGCGTGGTGCGACTGGTGATCAACACGGACATCCTCCAACTCGACGAGCACACCAGCTATCTGCAGATATCGCCGCTCTCCTTCGACGCCTGCACGCTGGAGATCTTCGGCCCGCTGCTCAACGGCGGGCGGGTGGTGCTGCTGCCACCCGGGGTGCCGACGCCCGCCCGGGTCGCGCGGACCGTCCGCGAGCAGGGGGTGGACACGCTCTGGCTGGTCGCACCGCTGGCGAACCTCACCATCGACACCCACCTGGAGGACCTGCGCGACCTGCGGCAGTTCATGGCCGGTGGGGACGTCCTCTCGCTGCCGCACATCCGGCAGGTGCTGGAGCGGCTGCCACACGTGGCGATGGTCAACGGCTACGGCCCGACCGAGGTCACCGCGTTCAGCGTCAGCCACAAGATCACCTACGTTGACCCGGACTGGCCGTCGATCCCGATCGGCCGACCGATGCACAACACCACTGCGTACATCCTCGACCCGTTGGGCCAACCGGTGCCCATCGGCGTCTGGGGCGAGCTGTACCTCGGCGGCCCCGGGGTGGCACTGGGCTACCACAACCGACCCGACCTCAACGCCGAGCGCTTCCTGCCGGACACCTTCCGTCCCGGCGAGGGTCACCAGCTCTACCGCACCGGCGATCGCTGCCGCTGGCTGCCGGACGGCACCATCCAGTTCCACGGTCGGCTGGACACCCAGGTGAAGATCGACGGGCTGCGCGTCGAGCTGGGCGAGATCCAGAGCACGGTCGCCGACGACGAGTCGGTGGCCGCGGCCGTGGTCACGGCGCCGGTGATCGGGGCGCGCCGCACCCTGGTGGCGTACGTCGTGCCGGCGGACCCGGAGACCTTCGACCCGGCCGTCGTGCGGGCCCGGGTCGCCACCGCCTTGCCCAGCGTCATGGTCCCCGCTCACTACGTCACGATCCCCACCATCCCGCTCACCCCGAACAACAAGGTCGACTTCCGGGCGCTGCCCGAACCGGAACTGGCTGCCGGCGGCACCCACCGACCGCCGGAGAGCGGCACCCAGCAGACGGTCGCCGAGATCTGGCAGGAGATCCTCGGCGTGCCGTCGGTCGGCCTGGACGACAACTTCTTCGAGCTGGGCGGGCACTCACTGCGCGCCGTGCCGATGATCGCGGCGGTCAGCATGCGGTTCGGTGTCGACCTGGCGGTTCAGGACATCTTCGAGGTGCCGGTCCTGGAGTCGCTCGCCACCCGAATCGAGGAGCGGATGCTGGAAGCCATCCCCGCAGAGGAGTTGGAGCGTATGTTCGCAGACATCGGCGGCTGA
- a CDS encoding methylaspartate mutase, with protein sequence MSDLPELDIEPRVAAMLPPWTEIMQYIRKSPKRAPVEVLRAAAARGRPVVQPRCGVGGHGEMRTLLTTLEQRARPGILTITIDSFTRLKQFRTAAQALQRDPAGLNGYPLVTHGWRRGRELNELVDAPIEVRHGSPDPRELFAVSLASGFTSFEGGGIDYNLPYSKDVPLARSLAAWAQVDRLCGVLAEAGVVVDRELFGTLTAVLVPPSVSLAVCLLEARAASLAGVRCLSVAYPQGGEVHQDIAALRSIPVLARRYLPETVEIFPVLHEFMGVFPADPDVADALILYGGLTARLGGAAKVINKTNQESRGIPDADANVSGIRTTALACTDLLDFVRVDEATVEEETYWLQREVAELVEPVLAASDLPAAIADAFAGGRLDIPFSASVHARSEVIPKRDATGAIRYLSAGRLPFSRPTLRRNEQCLRVDRASLSRRLVDEIRSDIDFFLHAERRLRADRAAVETAGPGTAGPAGPGAAAPSPGGIR encoded by the coding sequence GTGTCTGACCTTCCCGAGCTCGACATCGAGCCACGAGTCGCGGCGATGCTGCCGCCCTGGACGGAGATCATGCAGTACATACGCAAGTCCCCGAAGCGAGCGCCGGTCGAGGTGCTGCGCGCGGCGGCGGCGCGGGGCCGGCCGGTGGTGCAGCCCCGCTGCGGCGTCGGTGGGCACGGCGAGATGCGGACCCTGCTGACGACTCTGGAGCAGCGTGCCCGGCCAGGCATCCTGACCATCACCATCGACTCGTTCACCCGGCTCAAGCAGTTCCGCACCGCGGCACAGGCGTTGCAGCGTGACCCCGCCGGCCTGAACGGGTACCCACTGGTGACGCACGGCTGGCGGCGCGGCCGGGAACTCAACGAGCTGGTGGACGCCCCGATCGAGGTCCGGCACGGCTCACCCGACCCGCGGGAGCTGTTCGCGGTGTCGCTGGCGTCGGGCTTCACCTCGTTCGAGGGCGGCGGGATCGACTACAACCTGCCGTACTCCAAGGACGTGCCGCTGGCCCGGTCGCTCGCCGCCTGGGCGCAGGTCGACCGGCTCTGCGGCGTGCTCGCCGAGGCGGGGGTGGTCGTCGACCGGGAGCTGTTCGGCACCCTCACCGCCGTGCTGGTGCCGCCGTCGGTGAGCCTCGCGGTCTGCCTCCTGGAGGCCCGCGCGGCCAGCCTCGCCGGGGTGCGCTGCCTGTCCGTGGCCTACCCGCAGGGTGGCGAGGTGCACCAGGACATCGCCGCGCTGCGGTCGATCCCGGTGCTGGCCCGCCGGTACCTGCCCGAGACGGTGGAGATCTTCCCGGTGCTGCACGAGTTCATGGGGGTCTTCCCGGCCGATCCGGACGTCGCCGACGCGCTCATCCTCTACGGCGGGCTCACCGCCCGACTCGGCGGCGCCGCCAAGGTGATCAACAAGACCAACCAGGAGTCGCGGGGCATCCCCGACGCCGACGCCAACGTCTCCGGGATCCGGACCACCGCGCTGGCCTGCACCGACCTGCTCGACTTCGTCCGGGTCGACGAGGCGACGGTCGAGGAGGAGACCTACTGGCTGCAACGTGAGGTCGCCGAGCTGGTCGAACCGGTCCTGGCGGCCTCCGACCTGCCGGCGGCGATCGCCGACGCCTTCGCCGGCGGTCGGCTCGACATCCCGTTCAGTGCCAGCGTGCACGCCCGGTCGGAGGTCATCCCCAAGCGGGACGCCACCGGCGCCATCCGCTACCTCAGCGCCGGTCGGCTGCCGTTCAGCCGGCCCACGCTGCGGCGCAACGAGCAGTGCCTGCGGGTCGACCGGGCCAGCCTCAGCCGGCGGCTGGTCGACGAGATTCGCTCCGACATCGACTTCTTCCTCCACGCGGAGCGGCGGTTGCGGGCCGACCGCGCGGCCGTGGAGACCGCCGGACCGGGCACCGCCGGCCCGGCCGGTCCCGGTGCCGCCGCTCCCAGCCCGGGAGGCATCCGATGA
- a CDS encoding putative glycolipid-binding domain-containing protein: protein MSDLERLSTTSWERSDRLFLEMGKLDRTADGFRLSGTALYRGRGGPTSATYLVETDAARRSRSVRVELDEPSGPRTLALHAADDGRWHSAEGTLDLAFPCDDVDLAFTPATNALAIRRLGLTVGSEATARVLWIQVPSFGLRAVEQAYLRIDRDTYRYKGRYGSYKLTVDANGMVLDYPGGGWRSVAHKLSHRMP, encoded by the coding sequence ATGTCCGATTTGGAGAGACTAAGTACGACCAGTTGGGAACGGTCCGATCGATTGTTCCTGGAAATGGGCAAGCTCGACCGCACGGCGGACGGTTTCCGGCTCTCGGGCACGGCGCTCTACCGGGGCAGGGGCGGTCCGACCAGCGCCACGTACCTCGTCGAGACGGATGCCGCCCGCCGTTCGCGGTCGGTCCGGGTGGAGCTGGACGAGCCCTCCGGCCCGCGGACGCTGGCGCTGCACGCCGCCGACGACGGCCGGTGGCACTCCGCCGAAGGTACGCTTGACCTGGCATTTCCCTGCGACGACGTGGATCTTGCCTTCACCCCGGCGACGAACGCGCTGGCCATCCGGCGGCTCGGACTCACCGTCGGGAGCGAGGCCACGGCCCGGGTCCTGTGGATTCAGGTGCCGTCGTTCGGCCTACGGGCCGTCGAGCAGGCATACCTGCGGATCGACCGCGACACCTACCGTTACAAGGGCCGTTACGGCAGCTACAAATTGACGGTCGACGCCAATGGAATGGTGCTCGATTATCCGGGCGGCGGGTGGCGCTCGGTCGCCCACAAGCTCAGCCACCGAATGCCGTGA
- a CDS encoding pyridoxal phosphate-dependent decarboxylase family protein produces MPSIGDDPTFVATTDHDSMRQLRTLIDDVLGVLGDVGAGRATPVAPGGPTAVRAYADDVLAEPLLPASGGKPAEVLRQLVEAYANWSVDVSHPATVARMQCPPTAVAVAADLVTSALNQSMHAWEAGPFALELERRLIQDLAALVGYGVAAGGTVTAGGSISNIMAMLVARDEAYRRRLGRSTFDSGVAVAGVRPVVLCTETVHFSVDRGASIAGIGADGIIRVPADELGRMVPAEADRILRELPADHLPVMLFVCAGSTDFGWVDPLPELAEVAREHGVWLHADAAYGGGALFSERLRPLFDGLAEADSVTLDLHKFGWVPASAGVFLTRDAAALDHLAAQQTSLNSPDDVAEGFVGRYGHSIQATRRCDALKIAATLRAYGREGIGAMVDACHDLSRYGAARVTREPKLELAAEPVLSTVLFRYRPGGGADPDTFNSTLRRQLMRDGHAMLARVFLPRPGGGRDVWLKLMLLNPATSGEQLDQVIDDVLAAGAALEATGRS; encoded by the coding sequence GTGCCGAGCATCGGTGACGATCCCACGTTCGTGGCCACCACCGACCACGACAGCATGCGACAGCTCCGGACCCTGATCGACGATGTGCTGGGCGTCCTCGGCGACGTGGGCGCGGGGCGGGCGACCCCGGTCGCGCCGGGCGGCCCGACGGCGGTCCGGGCGTACGCCGACGACGTGCTCGCCGAGCCCCTGCTGCCGGCCTCCGGCGGCAAGCCCGCCGAGGTGCTGCGGCAGCTCGTCGAGGCGTACGCGAACTGGTCGGTGGACGTGAGCCACCCCGCCACGGTGGCCCGGATGCAGTGCCCGCCCACCGCCGTGGCCGTCGCCGCCGACCTGGTGACCAGTGCCCTGAACCAGTCGATGCACGCCTGGGAGGCCGGCCCGTTCGCACTGGAACTGGAGCGCCGGCTGATCCAGGATCTCGCGGCCCTGGTGGGCTACGGCGTCGCCGCCGGCGGCACGGTCACCGCCGGCGGCAGCATCTCCAACATCATGGCGATGCTGGTGGCCCGGGACGAGGCCTACCGGCGTCGGCTCGGCCGGTCCACCTTCGACAGCGGGGTCGCCGTCGCCGGGGTCCGCCCGGTGGTGCTCTGCACCGAGACGGTCCACTTCTCCGTGGACCGGGGTGCCAGCATCGCGGGCATCGGCGCCGACGGCATCATCCGGGTGCCGGCCGACGAACTGGGCCGGATGGTCCCGGCCGAGGCTGACCGGATCCTGCGTGAACTGCCGGCCGACCACCTGCCGGTGATGCTGTTCGTCTGCGCCGGCTCCACCGACTTCGGCTGGGTCGACCCGCTGCCCGAGCTGGCCGAGGTGGCCCGGGAGCACGGCGTGTGGCTGCACGCCGACGCCGCGTACGGCGGTGGGGCGCTCTTCTCGGAGCGGCTCCGGCCACTGTTCGACGGGCTCGCCGAGGCCGACTCGGTCACCCTGGACCTGCACAAGTTCGGCTGGGTGCCGGCCTCGGCCGGAGTCTTCCTGACCCGCGACGCGGCGGCACTGGACCACCTCGCCGCCCAGCAGACCAGTCTCAACTCACCCGATGACGTGGCCGAGGGCTTCGTCGGCCGCTACGGGCACTCCATCCAGGCCACCCGCCGCTGCGACGCCCTCAAGATCGCCGCCACGCTGCGCGCGTACGGCCGCGAGGGCATCGGGGCGATGGTCGACGCCTGCCACGACCTGTCCCGGTACGGTGCGGCGCGGGTGACCCGGGAGCCGAAGCTGGAACTGGCCGCGGAGCCGGTGCTCAGCACCGTGCTGTTTCGCTACCGGCCCGGCGGCGGGGCCGACCCCGACACGTTCAACAGCACCCTGCGTCGGCAGCTGATGCGCGACGGGCACGCGATGCTCGCCCGGGTCTTCCTGCCGCGTCCCGGCGGCGGCCGGGACGTCTGGCTCAAGCTCATGCTGCTCAACCCGGCGACCAGCGGAGAGCAACTCGACCAGGTGATCGACGACGTGCTGGCCGCGGGCGCGGCGTTGGAGGCGACGGGCCGGTCCTGA
- a CDS encoding sulfotransferase family protein, which translates to MTGTVLDADELTRAALADGAGHPGDLRFQPALRRLVQAINDEARLTPDGARVARASLVGSLRTQLRLAARPVPPAPRPVAVTVVTGLHRTGTTLFQTLLAAHPGVRAPQLWELLAPAATQPAAELVAAATRYVDEYHRAAPAFAAIHPLHARKPEECHRLIANSFHSEIYGLRYHVPGYLGWLARQDHTAAYALHREQLDAIVARDSGGGHLVLKCPFHLWHAADLAATYPQARVVRLHRDPVAAVASVCSLTRTVRAARSAHVDPHEIGAFWLDRTAAAVPGLHDPDAFAGLAVFDLRYRELIADPVAAVARVCAFAGLPFDAPARQAVRTAAQTAARGAPGRHHYRLTDYGLDEERVRRRFADYRAAYRL; encoded by the coding sequence ATGACCGGCACCGTCCTCGACGCCGACGAGCTGACCCGCGCCGCCCTCGCCGACGGTGCCGGCCACCCCGGTGACCTGCGCTTCCAACCGGCGCTGCGCCGGCTGGTCCAGGCGATCAACGACGAGGCCCGGCTGACCCCGGACGGTGCCCGGGTGGCGCGGGCGTCGCTCGTGGGTTCGTTGCGAACCCAGCTGCGGCTGGCCGCCCGGCCGGTGCCGCCGGCACCCCGACCGGTCGCCGTGACGGTGGTGACCGGTCTGCACCGCACCGGCACCACCCTGTTCCAGACGCTGCTCGCCGCCCACCCGGGGGTCCGCGCACCGCAACTGTGGGAGCTGCTCGCCCCCGCCGCGACGCAGCCGGCCGCGGAACTGGTCGCCGCGGCCACCCGCTACGTCGACGAGTACCACCGGGCCGCGCCGGCGTTCGCCGCCATCCACCCGCTGCACGCCCGCAAGCCCGAGGAGTGCCACCGGCTGATCGCCAACAGCTTCCACTCCGAGATCTACGGCCTGCGTTACCACGTTCCCGGCTACCTGGGGTGGCTGGCCCGCCAGGACCACACCGCCGCGTACGCCCTGCACCGTGAACAGCTCGACGCGATCGTCGCCCGGGACTCGGGCGGGGGGCACCTGGTGCTCAAGTGCCCGTTCCACCTCTGGCACGCCGCAGACCTGGCCGCGACCTACCCGCAGGCCCGGGTCGTCCGGCTGCACCGCGATCCGGTGGCCGCCGTCGCCTCGGTGTGCAGCCTCACCCGGACGGTCCGGGCCGCCCGCTCCGCCCACGTCGACCCGCACGAGATCGGTGCGTTCTGGCTGGATCGCACCGCCGCCGCGGTGCCCGGGCTGCACGATCCCGACGCGTTCGCCGGGTTGGCGGTGTTCGACCTGCGCTACCGGGAGCTGATCGCCGATCCGGTGGCGGCGGTGGCCCGGGTCTGCGCGTTCGCCGGACTGCCGTTCGACGCGCCGGCCCGGCAGGCGGTGCGGACCGCGGCCCAGACCGCGGCCCGCGGCGCCCCCGGCCGGCACCACTACCGACTGACCGACTACGGGCTCGACGAGGAACGGGTGCGCCGCCGCTTCGCCGACTACCGGGCCGCCTACCGACTGTGA
- a CDS encoding cobalamin-dependent protein (Presence of a B(12) (cobalamin)-binding domain implies dependence on cobalamin itself, in one of its several forms, or in some unusual lineages, dependence on a cobalamin-like analog.), whose amino-acid sequence MSSRKTQRTVIIGVARSDAHAVANHLIAMRLREAGFLVVNLGVCTPLEDFADALAAHPDAEAVVIGSLNGHAYEDLSDLPALRAAGRLHCPMIVGGNLSVGSHKDGDERERLLRLGVDHILDDADQIPLLLDLLQAARATPLTGV is encoded by the coding sequence ATGAGCAGCCGGAAGACCCAACGAACCGTGATCATCGGCGTGGCCCGCAGCGATGCCCACGCGGTGGCCAACCACCTCATCGCGATGCGCCTGCGGGAGGCCGGCTTCCTCGTGGTCAACCTCGGCGTCTGCACGCCGCTGGAGGACTTCGCCGACGCGCTGGCCGCCCATCCGGACGCCGAGGCGGTGGTGATCGGCAGCCTCAACGGCCACGCCTACGAGGACCTGAGCGACCTGCCGGCGCTGCGGGCCGCCGGCCGGCTGCACTGCCCGATGATCGTCGGCGGGAACCTCTCGGTCGGCAGCCACAAGGACGGTGACGAGCGGGAGCGGCTGCTGCGCCTGGGCGTCGACCACATCCTCGACGACGCCGACCAGATCCCGCTGCTGCTGGACCTGTTGCAGGCGGCCCGGGCCACCCCGTTGACCGGTGTCTGA